DNA from Alnus glutinosa chromosome 2, dhAlnGlut1.1, whole genome shotgun sequence:
TTCCTAAATATCATTTCATTCCTTAGATGTaagaaaaactcttaaaaaaatatttgaatcaaatttccTTGGTGTTTCTTTAGTTTAGTAAACGAATAATTATAGAAGTCACTCttttgtcactcttgtgtccctcaaaaaatgacgtggcttttaaaatcacaatttgatagtgatcaatcatatgctcaatgatgattttaaaaggtacatcatttttttagagatacAAAAGTGACAAAAGAGTGGCTTTTAACATTACTCTCAAATATCAAGGTGGTTTAcacttttaacatttttttaaaaaaaaattggtggcATTGTAAGCCACTTAAGACATGTCATGTCCGACAATATGACATGGGTGTGACAAATAAGTGTTAAGAATACCATTATTTtagaaacaataaattattgGTGATGAATAAGATCGGGCATGTACCTCAGGACCTCTAAGTTTCTTCAGAGTGTCCAAAAGTCTATCAATGAGATAAACACCCAATGAGGTTCTCCTCCTCTTGATAATCTTTTGTGCTTCCAACACATACTCAAGTGGGTTTGAGAATTTAGGATCCTTAAACTTTGGTATTGGTACATGCAAGAATGCGATTTTGTTCCCCCATGATGCCCCTGAGTCTCCGACCATCTCCTTGATTGACTTATAGCTCCTAGCTTTCCTAGTGTTGAGCAACACCAATGCTGTTGAATCTGCATTGCTTGATTTATGGCTAATCTCTTGCATGCATAACCGGGAGCCAAAGAAGATTAGCCCAACAATTATATCATTTACTGTCTGCACTTTggaaaattaaattcaaatgaGCAATAAGAAACTAACTCTAGCCCAATTAAGAACCAAATGATGTTTGATATTTCATTTTAAGGCTAGTATGTTTGATATGCCTTGACATGAAATGTTAGGTAAAACAACTAATAAGATAAGCAAATCGCAGATGGAAGTTACTAAAAAGCACATAATTGAGTATGAAAATTATGTTGATATATAttcttgttaaatcaccacttgtattaaaaatctaaatttatacgaagagataaatttaatcatttaatcaatactttaacacgtACTCTTCTTTATGTGTGGACTCAAACtactttttaataggtgatcagtctaacacgtgaaatatttaattgaaatgagatacATGAATAAATGAGACAAAATTTGAACTCATAACCTCTGAttctaatattatattaaatcgtcacttatctcaaaagcttaaacttatagaaatatataaatttagtcATTCAATCAATATGTTAACCGTTCATACCACTCCAAGCTTTGTCTTCACGTGTTTCATACGATCAAGGGAGAATGTCATGCTTGATAACGTGATCGGCAGATACCCGGCGCCTTCATTCCCATACCTTATCGGTGTCCGATCATCTTCAACCAAAGTGCTCTTGAAAACGCTCCATCCAAAATCGGATGCAGTGTTAAAGAGCAAGGAAAATAATTGAGGCACTCTTGCCCAGGCACTTTTATTGCCTCTTTCTGCAGGTTCTGTGCCTCGGCGTGAAGGCAATGTCAGAGGAAGTGAAGGATTATCAGCCCTTTTCACACAAGAAAGAAGCGCACTCATGAGTGAGTAGCCATCGCCAAGCACATGGTGAACCTTGATTATGATAGTGCCAGCTGCATTGCTTGTTGGATGGTTAAATATATGAAATTCCCACAGCGGTTTGTTCGGTGGGAACCTGCCCATTGCTATATTTGATATGAAATCGTCAAGATATTCATCGTACGACGTGGGTGTCAAACCGGTAGGGATAATAGGGACGTTAACGTGGTCTTCAAGCTTCACTTCAACCCTTTTCCATTGTTTCTCACCTTTTTCGTCCGTGAACTGTAATATACAGAATTCTCACTACTTATTAGAACAGAAATAtccttaaaatataaatcagACAAAAGCATTAAAGTAGTAATTAATTAGTAGGGAGAGTGAGGGCATGCACCATGAGCGAGGAGAAGCGTGGATGGAAATTGGGGAGGAACACATCCTCGAGCCATGACATGACGTGGGGGAGGTTGATTGGAACCTCCGATTCAAAAACACCAATAACAGATACAGATAGTTTAGAGCTGTTGAAGTAGTGTCCATAAGGACTCACTGGCTCTAACCCTTCCTTGAACTCCATATAATGGTGTTTGTGTTTTTAAGCTTAAATTACTCGTTAGTACTGATCAGTTGTGGCAGTGCGGGGTTTAGGGTCTGCAGATCCTTACCTATTTAAAGGCTTAAAGCAAGTTTCGACCCACCCACAATAAATGCAGTTTAAAAGTACCTAGTACTAGCTAGAGA
Protein-coding regions in this window:
- the LOC133860259 gene encoding wax ester synthase/diacylglycerol acyltransferase 11-like, with product MEFKEGLEPVSPYGHYFNSSKLSVSVIGVFESEVPINLPHVMSWLEDVFLPNFHPRFSSLMFTDEKGEKQWKRVEVKLEDHVNVPIIPTGLTPTSYDEYLDDFISNIAMGRFPPNKPLWEFHIFNHPTSNAAGTIIIKVHHVLGDGYSLMSALLSCVKRADNPSLPLTLPSRRGTEPAERGNKSAWARVPQLFSLLFNTASDFGWSVFKSTLVEDDRTPIRYGNEGAGYLPITLSSMTFSLDRMKHVKTKLGVTVNDIIVGLIFFGSRLCMQEISHKSSNADSTALVLLNTRKARSYKSIKEMVGDSGASWGNKIAFLHVPIPKFKDPKFSNPLEYVLEAQKIIKRRRTSLGVYLIDRLLDTLKKLRGPEAAGKYVHGILWNSSMTISNMIGPAEQVTMANHPLNGFYFMTPGLAQNLTITIVSYRGNLRVTAGIERGGLDPQKFKSCVENAFEMMLKAADEVPKPKM